Proteins encoded together in one Ptiloglossa arizonensis isolate GNS036 chromosome 9, iyPtiAriz1_principal, whole genome shotgun sequence window:
- the LOC143151186 gene encoding uncharacterized protein LOC143151186: MTYENECYKSNARRGEAGKTAISKLDAYTRKYGKRFDETSSLGVLSKKQIKLIKLVRELIEAIEKEETNKQQAFQILKVSNEAIKETISKLQDSMKMYKENVRSEIAKLDILSTDRLLSIDYSCV; the protein is encoded by the exons ATGACGTACGaaaatgaatgttacaaaagcaACGCTCGGCGCGGAGAAGCGGGAAAAACGGCAATCTCGAAATTGGACGCGTACACGAGGAAATACGGGAAAAGATTCGACGAAACGTCATCGTTGGGAGTCctatcgaagaaacaaataaaattgataaaactcGTTCGCGAGTTGATAGAAGCTATCGAAAAGGAAGAGACGAACAAACAACAGG CGTTTCAAATACTCAAAGTGTCCAACGaagcgataaaagaaacgatatcTAAATTGCAAGATTCGATGAAAATGTACAAAGAAAACGTGAGATCCGAAATCGCGAAACTCGATATCTTGAGCACGGACAGACTTTTGAGCATCGATTACAGTTGCGTGTAA